The following coding sequences are from one Epilithonimonas vandammei window:
- a CDS encoding tyrosine-type recombinase/integrase: MEIREYLENHLSESSAQGYLYEIEKFKRHYKNPAKISHQNIMDYIELVRKTNSPQSTHKILQAIKKYFEYLQETGKVKHNPAKPIRIKDGKENPIQLQELLTEKELQKLLEPREERYPILTKRNQIIISLLVNQALLVGDIERLKIEDLDLKEAKIKVQKTAITNERILNLKAEQILLFYQYLQEERAKLVTFRTETENYFLLGKLGTKTTKEDINYLVSTYQKQFTKRLTSTRIRQSVIKLKLDNGENLRKVQYFAGHKHADTTEKYKETGINALQTAINQFHPIK; encoded by the coding sequence ATGGAAATCAGAGAATATTTAGAAAATCATTTATCAGAAAGCTCTGCACAAGGATATTTGTATGAAATAGAAAAGTTCAAAAGACATTATAAAAATCCTGCAAAAATAAGCCATCAGAATATTATGGATTATATAGAACTGGTCAGAAAAACCAATAGTCCACAAAGCACACACAAGATTTTACAGGCGATAAAAAAATACTTTGAATACTTACAGGAAACGGGAAAAGTAAAACATAATCCTGCGAAACCCATCAGAATAAAAGACGGAAAAGAAAACCCAATCCAATTACAGGAATTACTGACAGAAAAAGAATTGCAGAAGTTATTAGAACCAAGAGAAGAACGTTATCCAATACTTACAAAACGGAATCAAATTATCATCAGTTTACTCGTTAATCAAGCGCTATTAGTCGGAGATATTGAAAGATTAAAGATTGAAGATTTAGATCTGAAAGAAGCCAAAATAAAAGTTCAAAAAACAGCAATTACCAACGAAAGAATATTGAATTTAAAAGCCGAACAAATCCTATTATTTTATCAGTATTTACAGGAAGAAAGAGCGAAATTAGTAACATTTAGAACCGAAACAGAAAATTATTTTTTACTCGGAAAATTAGGAACTAAAACTACAAAAGAAGACATTAATTATTTAGTCTCAACCTATCAAAAGCAGTTTACAAAACGATTGACTTCCACAAGAATCCGACAAAGCGTGATAAAATTAAAATTAGACAACGGAGAAAACTTACGAAAAGTTCAATATTTTGCAGGACATAAACACGCAGACACCACGGAGAAATACAAAGAAACAGGAATAAATGCGTTACAAACAGCGATTAATCAGTTCCACCCGATAAAATAA